One part of the Natronorubrum sediminis genome encodes these proteins:
- a CDS encoding CinA family protein, with translation MNDDIDRELPMAIADTLRDREQTLAVAESCTGGLIGAAITAVPGASDYFDSGLTTYAYDAKRRHLGVSREALDEHGAVSEPVALEMARGVRDVTDTTWGVATTGIAGPTGGTEQNPVGTVYIAVSYAGPWGSETSFSSASRYVFDGDRATVRARTVDQAFEDLLEAIDGQPLRESTEP, from the coding sequence ACCGTGAGCTACCGATGGCGATTGCCGACACGCTCCGGGACCGCGAGCAGACCCTCGCCGTCGCCGAATCCTGTACGGGCGGCCTGATTGGGGCCGCGATCACGGCCGTCCCCGGGGCGAGCGATTACTTCGATTCGGGGCTGACGACGTACGCCTACGACGCCAAACGTCGCCACCTCGGCGTCTCTCGAGAAGCACTCGACGAACACGGGGCCGTCTCCGAACCCGTCGCGCTCGAGATGGCACGCGGCGTTCGCGACGTCACGGACACAACGTGGGGAGTTGCGACGACCGGCATCGCAGGACCGACCGGCGGAACCGAGCAAAATCCCGTCGGGACGGTCTACATCGCCGTCTCCTACGCCGGTCCCTGGGGCAGCGAAACCTCGTTCTCGTCGGCCTCTCGCTACGTCTTCGACGGCGACCGAGCAACCGTGCGCGCACGGACGGTCGATCAGGCGTTCGAGGACCTCCTCGAGGCAATCGACGGTCAGCCACTGCGCGAATCGACCGAGCCGTGA